Part of the Sulfurimonas denitrificans DSM 1251 genome is shown below.
TAAATAGCGGAGGAAATCTCTCAGATAATTATCTCGGCGCAGAGTATTCTAAAGAGAGATGGAGAGACCTTCTGTTTTTGGTTGAGGGAGAGTCCGTAAAAGAGTATTTTGAACTTTTTGCTTCTGATTGGTTTTATGCTTCGAGAGAAAAGTTACAACCCGCAAAAGAGCAACATGAGAGTGGCGATTTTTTGCTACATGTAGTCCCATCTGGTCCAGATACGCAAAGAGATGTTTTTTATGAGATGCTTCTCTCCAATATCTACGAGGCAAAAAAAAGCATCTCCATAATTACTCCCTACTTCATACCAAATAGCTCTCTTATGGAAGCACTAATTATCGCTAAACATAAAGGTGTAGATATAGCTCTAATAACGCCAAAAGAGGCAAACCACACTATCATAAATCTAGCTAGAGGCTCATATATAAGAGAGCTTGAAGAAAATGGAATCAAAATATATCTACATGTAGGAGCGATGCTTCATGCAAAAGCAATTATTTTTGATAATAAGTGTGTTGTTTTGGGAAGTGCAAATTTTGACAATAGAAGTCTTTTCTTAAACTATGAAGTGGCTACTTTTGTCTATAACGATAAAGCCATAAAAGAGATACATAGTTGGAGTAAAAAACTTATGAAAGAGTCCACTATTGGGGCTAGTGATGTATCAACCCTAAGAAGAATATTTGAAAATTTTATGCGAATTTTTGCTCCACAGCTTTAGAGGAAAAAAGAGATGTTTAAACCAAAAAGTATTATAAAATCGCTTAAACATCAAGAGTTGGATTTGAGTCAAGAGTTTAATCTGCTTTGTTGGAATGTTGCAAAACTCACACTAAAGAGTTCATACAAAGAGTTTGTAGATTCACTTATACATGAGCATAAGTTAGATATTTTACTGCTTCAAGAGGTTAAAAAACATCTCTCACATGAGATTGAACTTCAAGACTACTCTTATGTACTCTCGCCAAATATAGAGACAAAGAAGCATATATTTGGAGTTCTTAGCGCTTTTAAAACCTCATGTCACAGCGAGCGCTCTCTTCTTAGCAAAAAACAGGAACTGCGCTATGCAACCCATAAAACTTCTCTTATAACTTATCACAAAATCTCAAACGAGCAGACTCTTCTTATTGCAAATCTACATGCTATAAATTTTGTAAAAAGCAGCGACTTTAAACATGAACTAGATGAGCTACATGTAGGCATAAAAAACCATCAAGGAGCTATGATAGTTGCAGGTGACTTTAATACATGGAGTGCAAAAAGAGTCTCATATTTAAGGGAATTTAGTAGCTCGCTAGAGCTAAAACAGGTTGATTTTAAAAATGAAAAAGATATAAAGAGAGTTTTTTCAAACACACTTGATTATATCTTTTACAGAGGTGTTGAGCTTGTAAGCTCAATCGTAGTGGATAGCAAAAAAATTTCAGATCACAACCCAATTATTGCAAAGTTTAAACTCTAATCTATAAACTCTACAACTTCATCAAATAATAACCTTTGCTGAGTTGATTGAGGATTTACTCTGTAACCAAATGGAAGAACTAAGGCTATTTGATACTTACTAATATCAAGATTTAATAGATTTTGAAGATTTTCTCGCTCAAACCCTTCTATAGGGCAACTATCTATTTTTAGCGTTGCAGCACATGTCATCATATTTGCAGCAGCTATATATGCTTGTCTTGCACTCCAAAAATAGATATTATCATCACAAGATAAAGTATTTTCCAAATGTTTTGCATAAAGATTTACGTAAAAGTCAAATTTTTCTTGAAGCATCTCTCTTCTTTTAAATCTTTTTTGTACTACACCTGATTCTACTCTCAGGCTCTCAATTGCACTTAGGATTATGACTAAATGAGAGCATGAAGTTATCTGAGGCTGATCCCAACAATATGGTCTAATCCTTGCCTTTAGCTCCTCATTTGTTATAACTAAAAACTTCCACGGCTCCATACCAAAAGATGATGGCGACTTTCTACCAGCTTCTAAAATCTCTCTAATATCCACATCACTTATCTTTTTGTCTTCATCAAAAAGCTTACATGCATGCCTAAAATCCATCGCATCCATAAATATATTGTTCATCTTTTACCTCTCTTTATTTTATAAGATTATATACTTCCAAACCTAATAAACCAACTAATGGAGCTATGTATGGATAATTTTGCACTTATATTTAGCGCTATCTTTATAGGCTATATAATTGGCAAAAAAGAGATATTTGCAGCAAACACACCACTTATCTTAAACCAGTTTATCCTCTATATCTCGGCTCCTGCACTCGTTTTGCTTAAAGTTCCACAACTCACTCTCTCACTTGAGGTTCTTATCCCAGTTTTTATCGCATGGGTTGTATTAATTACAAGTGCTATTGCTATTTTTTATCTATCAAAACTATTTAAATTTTCAAAAGAGGTAACTGGCTCTTTAATGCTTGTGGGAGTTCTTGGAAACACAACATATCTTGGAATTCCTATCATAGAAGCCTATTTTGGCACTGATGCACTTGGATATGTCTTGATGTATGATCAGCTAGGTACATTTATAGCCCTCTCTACTTATGGAACTTTTATCTCTGTTTATTACTCAAGTACGAGCAAGGTTGATAAGGGAGCACTTTTTATAAAAATGCTCTCTTTTCCTCCTTTTATAGCTCTGCTACTTGCTTTTTTGTTAATGGGAATCTCTTTTCATCCAGTTATCTCGAGTGTTCTCTCATCTTTGGCGAGTACAATAGTTCCTCTGGCACTTGTAGCAGTTGGGCTTCAACTAAAGTTTAAACTCCCATCACATGAGCTAAAACCCTTTGGTGTGGCACTTGGTGTAAAACTACTCTTTGCTCCACTTGTTGCAATCTTGATTTGTGCTATCTTTGGCTGGGATTCTATGGCAGCAAAAGTCTCAATCATGGAGTCATCCATGGCACCTATGATAACAGCGGCCGCCATCGCTTCCATGGCTGGACTTGCCCCGCGTCTTAGCTCTGCAATTGTAGGATATGGGATTCTTATCTCTTTTGTGAGCACATGGATTGTTTATAATATAATTATTTAGGAGAAACTATATGCTCTGTTATTGTAAAAGCAAAAAAGAGTTTAGTGAGTGCTGTGAACCATATCTAATTGGAGAGAAAAAAGTTTCATCTCCCCTTGAGCTCATGAGAAGCAGATATAGCGCTTATGTTTTAGGCGATGGACATTACATAGTAAATAGTGCAGCAAAAGAGGCTCGTTATGAAGACGATATAGCTCTAATTGAAGAGTATGCTAGAAGTGTAAAATGGTTAGGACTTGAGATAGTAAAAGCTCAAAAAGATATAGTTGAATTTAAAGCTTACTATGAAGATAACAATGGAGTACATGTACAACATGAAAGAAGTAACTTTATCTTTGAAGATGATACATGGCTATATAAAGACGGCAAACTATTTAACTCCAAAATAGAGCGAAACATCCTCTGTCCTTGCCAAAGTGGTAAAAAGTACAAAAAGTGTTGTCAAAAAACTTCTTAAATATCAGAGAGTCTCTCTATATAATTTTGAACTTCTTGTGCATCTCCACGAAAAGCCACCATATGTGAGCGTTTTTGTATCTGATAATCAT
Proteins encoded:
- a CDS encoding phospholipase D-like domain-containing protein, with amino-acid sequence MKQEIILYHSFVVLGSLLIFIVLLHMLYRRRNPSAIIAWILSIIVIPYIAMPLYFIIGLRKRENRYKKSPILLENQDFSSPLANKNFKLYTESTEAYRVLLECIKEAKSSIYISTYIFEYDATTKEIMKALISRAKDGVEIKVLADSLGSIFLYITQYRLKELRDAGVRFEFFMPIFKMPLRNYINLRNHRKIYLFDSKIALNSGGNLSDNYLGAEYSKERWRDLLFLVEGESVKEYFELFASDWFYASREKLQPAKEQHESGDFLLHVVPSGPDTQRDVFYEMLLSNIYEAKKSISIITPYFIPNSSLMEALIIAKHKGVDIALITPKEANHTIINLARGSYIRELEENGIKIYLHVGAMLHAKAIIFDNKCVVLGSANFDNRSLFLNYEVATFVYNDKAIKEIHSWSKKLMKESTIGASDVSTLRRIFENFMRIFAPQL
- a CDS encoding YchJ family protein, with protein sequence MLCYCKSKKEFSECCEPYLIGEKKVSSPLELMRSRYSAYVLGDGHYIVNSAAKEARYEDDIALIEEYARSVKWLGLEIVKAQKDIVEFKAYYEDNNGVHVQHERSNFIFEDDTWLYKDGKLFNSKIERNILCPCQSGKKYKKCCQKTS
- a CDS encoding AEC family transporter encodes the protein MDNFALIFSAIFIGYIIGKKEIFAANTPLILNQFILYISAPALVLLKVPQLTLSLEVLIPVFIAWVVLITSAIAIFYLSKLFKFSKEVTGSLMLVGVLGNTTYLGIPIIEAYFGTDALGYVLMYDQLGTFIALSTYGTFISVYYSSTSKVDKGALFIKMLSFPPFIALLLAFLLMGISFHPVISSVLSSLASTIVPLALVAVGLQLKFKLPSHELKPFGVALGVKLLFAPLVAILICAIFGWDSMAAKVSIMESSMAPMITAAAIASMAGLAPRLSSAIVGYGILISFVSTWIVYNIII
- a CDS encoding endonuclease/exonuclease/phosphatase family protein, which codes for MFKPKSIIKSLKHQELDLSQEFNLLCWNVAKLTLKSSYKEFVDSLIHEHKLDILLLQEVKKHLSHEIELQDYSYVLSPNIETKKHIFGVLSAFKTSCHSERSLLSKKQELRYATHKTSLITYHKISNEQTLLIANLHAINFVKSSDFKHELDELHVGIKNHQGAMIVAGDFNTWSAKRVSYLREFSSSLELKQVDFKNEKDIKRVFSNTLDYIFYRGVELVSSIVVDSKKISDHNPIIAKFKL
- a CDS encoding NAD(P)H-dependent oxidoreductase — protein: MNNIFMDAMDFRHACKLFDEDKKISDVDIREILEAGRKSPSSFGMEPWKFLVITNEELKARIRPYCWDQPQITSCSHLVIILSAIESLRVESGVVQKRFKRREMLQEKFDFYVNLYAKHLENTLSCDDNIYFWSARQAYIAAANMMTCAATLKIDSCPIEGFERENLQNLLNLDISKYQIALVLPFGYRVNPQSTQQRLLFDEVVEFID